The following proteins come from a genomic window of Geothrix edaphica:
- a CDS encoding tetratricopeptide repeat protein yields the protein MTARTLLLPALTALLTIGCSSEDQLRRVEQEVGDLKLEVFKLRQQVEDGNKRSEAEQKAAQEARTQDRRFQADLQESLRQVQDTTRVLNNRLNSQPRAGARPPAESQPAAQASEDERAFNVAVLDYNRGNYPLAAEGLDHFLKNYPQSAKRPDALFFLGLCHYNLRAFDKAQLAFDRIIKDHAASPQFLPAKLKRAQCLLKQGLKPAAVKAFRELVDGFSGSAEARTAQQELSDLGL from the coding sequence ATGACTGCCCGCACGCTGCTCCTTCCGGCCCTGACCGCCCTCCTCACCATCGGATGTAGTTCCGAGGATCAGCTCCGCCGCGTGGAGCAGGAAGTGGGCGACCTCAAGCTCGAAGTCTTCAAGCTGCGCCAGCAGGTCGAGGACGGCAACAAGCGCTCCGAGGCCGAGCAGAAGGCCGCCCAGGAGGCCCGCACCCAGGACCGCCGCTTCCAGGCCGACCTGCAGGAGAGCCTGCGCCAGGTGCAGGACACCACCCGGGTGCTGAACAATCGCCTGAACAGCCAGCCCAGGGCCGGGGCGCGGCCGCCCGCCGAGAGCCAGCCCGCGGCCCAGGCCTCCGAGGATGAGCGCGCCTTCAACGTCGCCGTGCTGGACTACAACCGCGGCAACTATCCTCTGGCCGCCGAAGGCCTCGACCACTTCCTGAAGAACTACCCCCAGAGCGCCAAGCGGCCGGACGCCCTGTTCTTCCTCGGCCTCTGCCACTACAACCTGCGGGCCTTCGACAAAGCCCAGCTGGCCTTCGATCGCATCATCAAGGACCACGCCGCCTCGCCCCAGTTCCTGCCCGCCAAGCTCAAGCGCGCCCAGTGCCTCCTCAAGCAGGGGCTGAAGCCCGCGGCTGTGAAGGCCTTCCGGGAGCTGGTGGATGGCTTCTCAGGCAGCGCCGAGGCCCGCACGGCCCAGCAGGAACTGAGCGACCTGGGGCTCTGA
- the pal gene encoding peptidoglycan-associated lipoprotein Pal: protein MRYGTYLVPAAIVLTLGSLACKPPKTAEQIKQETQAAFNEGYQAFKDGKARETNPYLSAKEAKENPHKMQGWYDGWDKAKADKDAADKAAADKAAADKAAAEEAARKAAAEEAARKAAAEAEKAAAYKKAAEAALKTIHFDYDKSDIKEADRALLQGIADFMKAFPAAKLEIEGHCDERGTNEYNLALGNRRAAAALAYLKTLGVDEARFTTISYGKEKPLCTEAKEICWSQNRRGEFKLK from the coding sequence ATGAGATACGGAACCTACCTCGTCCCCGCTGCCATCGTGCTCACGCTCGGCAGCCTCGCTTGCAAGCCCCCCAAGACCGCCGAGCAGATCAAGCAGGAGACCCAGGCGGCCTTCAACGAGGGCTACCAGGCTTTCAAGGACGGTAAGGCCCGCGAGACCAATCCCTATCTGAGCGCCAAGGAAGCCAAGGAAAACCCGCACAAGATGCAGGGTTGGTACGATGGCTGGGACAAGGCCAAGGCCGACAAGGATGCCGCTGACAAGGCCGCCGCCGACAAGGCCGCCGCCGACAAGGCCGCCGCCGAGGAAGCCGCCCGCAAGGCCGCCGCCGAGGAAGCCGCCCGCAAGGCCGCCGCCGAGGCCGAGAAGGCCGCCGCCTACAAGAAGGCCGCCGAGGCTGCCCTCAAGACCATCCACTTCGACTACGACAAGTCCGACATCAAGGAAGCCGACCGCGCCCTCCTCCAGGGCATCGCCGACTTCATGAAGGCCTTCCCCGCCGCCAAGCTCGAGATCGAAGGCCACTGCGACGAGCGCGGCACCAACGAGTACAACCTGGCCCTCGGCAACCGCCGTGCCGCCGCCGCCCTGGCCTACCTGAAGACCCTGGGCGTCGACGAGGCTCGCTTCACCACCATCAGCTATGGCAAGGAGAAGCCCCTCTGCACCGAAGCCAAGGAGATCTGCTGGAGTCAGAACCGCCGCGGCGAGTTCAAGCTCAAGTAA